Within Oncorhynchus keta strain PuntledgeMale-10-30-2019 chromosome 3, Oket_V2, whole genome shotgun sequence, the genomic segment agagaagagggagggagctaGGGAAAAGGTCATCACTCTCTTACCATGAATACAGGACTTTCCATTCCCTAACCTCAACTTAACCCTGTATACCTAATGGACAAGTTCAGATAGTACCTCGCCACTCCGTTTCAAAAGCTTTTCCACCGACTGATTAGGTCAGATTGGATTTTGACTCCTGTTGATTGGTCCACAACAAGGAAATGAAATGGGCCTACTTTACTTTTTCTTCATGATGAGACGCACCATAACCTTAATTTAAAAGTCGTTTTAAATAGAGGTCTCTGAGATGCACAGCCTGTAAATGGAACTGAATTCAGTAATGTAGTGAGTTGTAGTTAAAGGATGGGAATACACAAGGTGAACTACTGTTTAATTCATACAAGTACCAAAAACATCTCCTGCATTATATATTGTTTTCTACAGATAACACATAATGTTTTCAACTTAGTTGGTTTTTGCCTTTAAGACATAGTTTAATTGTGGTAGCAATTATTGTAATTGCAAGGACGTTACGTTTTTATGATTTATTTTCTGTAAGTCCTGAAGCAGTACATTTCTTCGTGGTGCTTTGTGACACCCAAACTAGTGGTAACTGAGCTGCCACCAACTTCAAGAAAACAAAACCTTCCCTTTGCTGGAGTATTAAAACACATCATCCTGAGATGTTCTGAAACATGACACGATATATGACGTAACGCAACTTAATCAAGTGTTGCGCAACACTTTGCCAGAGACTTGGAGCACTAACAAAAAAAGGTTGAAAAAACTATTATGCTGTTTTGAGTTGTGTTTGGTGCAGAATTAGATCCCTTCTCTTTAGGTGACGTTTCCTCTCTTTAATGCTTCTAAACACCATTGTGATGTTTTGAATCTTGTCTAGTTCAGATCCCTTTTGTCTGGTGTTTTATGTATTTGATCATATGCCTTTTTATACCGTTTTGGCAGGCATCGTCAAGCACAGTGTTCAAACCGCGGGCGCAAACCGGAGGTTGAACTGCAGGAATGAAGGATTCTGCACTTGCCTCCTCAATTTGACAGAGTCATGAATGTGGAAATGGGTGCTGTCCTCATTGACCGTCAATTTGCCTGACCTTTCTGACATCCGTTCCTCCTGATCCACAACACGTCATGGATTAACAAGTGTAATGTTAAGATAGAAATATACTCTTCCTTCTTcaaacacgctcacacacacactcactcacacacacacacacacatgctcactcacacacacacacacacatgctcacacacacacacacactcacacacacacacacacacatgctcacacacacacacatgctcacacacacacacacacacacacacacacacacacacacacacacacacacacacacacacacacacacacacacacacacacacacacatgctcacacacacgcacacacacgtacacacacacacgcgcacacacacatgctcacacacacacacacacacacatgcacacacacacacacacacacacacacacacacacacacacacacacacacacacacacatgctcacacacacacacacacatgctcacacacacacacacacacacacacacacacacacacacacatgctcacacacacacacatgcacacacacacacacacatgcacatgctcacacacacacacacatgctcacacacacacacacatgctcacacacacacacacacacacactcacacacacacacacacacacacacacacacacacacacacacacacacacatgctcacacacacacacacatgcacacacacacacacacacacacacacacacacacacacacacacacacacacacacacacacacacacacacacacacacacacacacacacacacacacacacacacacacacacacacacacatgctcacacacacacacacgctcacacacacacacacacacacacacacacgcacacacacgcacacgcacacacacatgcacacacacacacatgctcacacacacacacgctcacacacacacacacacacacacacacacacacacacacacacacacacacacacacacacacacacagacacacgccttTCAGCTCATTCATTTTACACTCCATAAAAGTGTGAAGAGAGTTACATCAATAAGCTAGCATGGTCATGTTGTACTGAGAGCAGTGCATTAAAAAGCCACAGTTAATCAACATACTATGGAAAGGGGCTTGTGGACAGTGGTGTAAATACACTTCGCTGTCGGACAGATTACTGCACACTGTCTTACTGGTATTGACAAACGCCTGAGACTTGAAGACTTGTTTTTAGATCCCTGAGCCAAAGGCTTTAGTTTAGCGGGATAACACAGACGTGTGATGTATCGGAGACACAGGTTCGAGAGAGTCATGTTTATAGGACTAGGTATGGAACACAGtttctggtcagagagagagagagataatgtttATTGGACTAGGTATGGAACACAGtttctggtcagagagagagagatcatgtttATTGGACTAGGTATAGAACACAGtttctggtcagagagagagagatcatgtttATAGGACTAGGTATAGAACACAGtttctggtcagagagagagagatcatgtttATAGGACTAGGTATGGAACACAGTTTCTGGTCAGAGAGAGATCATGTTTATAGGACTAGGTATGGAACACAGtttctggtcagagagagagagagagagcatgtttaTTGGACTAGGTATGGAACACAGtttctggtcagagagagagagagagatatcatgTTTATTGGACTAGGTATGGAACACAGtttctggtcagagagagagagagatcatgtttATAGGACTAGGTATGGAACACAGtttctggtcagagagagagagagagatcatgtttATTGGACTAGGTATGGAACACAGtttctggtcagagagagagagagagagagatcatgtttATAGGACTAGGTATGGAACACAGtttctggtcagagagagagagatcatgtttATTGGACTAGGTATGGAACACAGtttctggtcagagagagagagagatcatgtttATAGGACTAGGTATGGAACACAGTTTCTGGTCAGAGAGAGATCATGTTTATTGGACTAGGTATGGAACACAGtttctggtcagagagagagagagatcatgtttATAGGACTAGGTATGGAACACAGtttctggtcagagagagagatcatgtttATAGGACTAGGTATGGAACACAGTTTCTGGTCAGAGAGAGATCATGTTTATTGGACTAGGTATGGAACACAGtttctggtcagagagagagatcatgtttATAGGACTAGGTATGGAACACAGTTTctggtcagagagacagagatcatgTTTATTGGACTAGGTATGGAACACAGTTTctggtcagagagacagagatcatgTTTATTGGACTAGGTATGGAACACAGtttctggtcagagagagagagatcatgtttATTGGACTAGGTATGGAACACAGtttctggtcagagagagagagatcatgtttATAGGACTAGGTATGGAACACAGtttctggtcagagagagagagatcatgtttATTGGACTAGGTATGGAACACAGtttctggtcagagagagagagatcatgtttATTGGACTAGGTATGGAACACAGtttctggtcagagagagagagatcatgtttATAGGACTAGGTATGGAACACAGtttctggtcagagagagagagagataataatgcatgcagagcagaattaggccgatacccactaattatcaaaatccagaaaagagccattaaattctacaaccacctaaaaggaagcgattcacaaaccttccataacaaagccatcacctacagcgagatgaacctggagaagagtcccctaagcaagctggtcctggggctctgttcacaaacacaaacacaccctacagagccccaggacaacagcacaattagacccaaccaaatcatgagaaaacaaaaagataattacttaacacattggaaagaattaacaaaaaaacagagcaaactagaatgctatttggccctacacagagagtacacagtggcagaatacctgaccactgtgactgacccaaaattaaggaaagctttgactatgtacagactcagtgagcatagccttgctattgagaaaggccgccgtaggcagacatggcactcaagagaagacaggctatgtgctcactgcccacaaaatgaggtggaaactgagctgcacttcctaacctcctgcccaatgtatgaccatattagagatacatatttcccccagatcacacagatccacaaagaattcgaaaacaaatccaattttgaaaaactcccatatctactgggtgaaattccacagtgtgccatcacagcagcaagatttgtgacctgttgccacgagaaaagggcaaccagtgaagaacaaacaccattgtaaatacaacccatatttatgcttatttattttatcttgtgtcctttaactatttgtacattgtatatatatatatatatatatatatatataatatgacatttgtaatgtctttactgttttgaaactgttgtatgtgtaatgtttactgttcatttttgttgtttttccctttatatattcactttgtatgttgtctacctcacttgcttcggcaatgttaacacatgtttcccatgccaataaagcccttgaattgaaattgaattgagatcATGTTTATAGGACTAGGTATGGAACACAGtttctggtcagagagagagagatcatgtttATTGGACTAGGTATGGAACACAGtttctggtcagagagagagagatcatgtttATAGGACTAGGTATAGAACACAGtttctggtcagagagagagaggtcatgtTTATAGGACTAGGTATGGAACACAGtttctggtcagagagagagagagatcatgtttATAGGACTAGGTATGGAACACAGtttctggtcagagagagagagatcatgtttATAGGACTAGGTATGGAACACAGtttctggtcagagagagagagatcatgtttATAGGACTAGGTATGGAACAC encodes:
- the LOC127915104 gene encoding putative uncharacterized protein FLJ46204, encoding MLTHTHTHTCSHTHTHSHTHTHTCSHTHTCSHTHTHTHTHTHTHTHTHTHTHTHTHTHTHMLTHTHTHVHTHTRTHTCSHTHTHTHAHTHTHTHTHTHTHTHTHTHMLTHTHTHAHTHTHTHTHTHTHTCSHTHTCTHTHTHAHAHTHTHMLTHTHTCSHTHTHTHSHTHTHTHTHTHTHTHTHAHTHTHMHTHTHTHTHTHTHTHTHTHTHTHTHTHTHTHTHTHTHTHTHTCSHTHTRSHTHTHTHTHAHTRTRTHTCTHTHMLTHTHAHTHTHTHTHTHTHTHTHTHTHTQTHAFQLIHFTLHKSVKRVTSIS